From a single Apium graveolens cultivar Ventura chromosome 2, ASM990537v1, whole genome shotgun sequence genomic region:
- the LOC141707173 gene encoding putative cysteine protease RD19D, whose protein sequence is MMKLLLTYSLFIVLLTYAPTISTTTNIRQVTDRYFSEKHSNLIGTATERRFISFMNKYGKEYSSREEYMHRLGIFAKNMMRAAEHQALDPTAVHGVTQFSDLSEEEFETRFLGVKGGKSGALLGGGGEAPVLDVKGLPESFDWREKGAVTPVKMQGSCGSCWAFSTTGSIEGANFIATGKLSSLSEQQLVDCDHTCDAKDKSSCNDGCSGGLMTNAYEYLIKAGGIQEEDAYPYTGKRGDCKFDPNKIAVRVTNFTNIPSDEEQIAAHLVQHGPLAVGLNAVFMQTYIGGVSCPLICGKKFLNHGVLLVGYGAKGFSILRLGNTPYWIIKNSWGENWGEQGYYRVCRGRNMCGMSSMVSAVMTKIS, encoded by the exons ATGATGAAACTCCTGCTAACTTACTCACTGTTCATCGTCCTGCTAACCTACGCCCCCACCATCTCTACCACCACCAACATCCGCCAAGTCACCGACCGTTACTTCAGCGAAAAACACAGTAACCTGATCGGCACCGCCACGGAGCGGCGCTTCATATCGTTCATGAACAAGTACGGGAAAGAGTACAGTTCAAGAGAAGAGTACATGCACCGCCTGGGGATATTCGCCAAGAATATGATGAGGGCAGCTGAGCATCAGGCGCTTGATCCAACGGCTGTGCATGGGGTGACTCAGTTTTCTGATTTGTCTGAAGAGGAGTTTGAGACTAGGTTTTTGGGTGTTAAGGGTGGTAAGAGTGGGGCCCTCTTAGGTGGTGGTGGGGAAGCTCCGGTGTTGGATGTTAAGGGCTTGCCGGAGAGTTTTGATTGGAGAGAGAAAGGTGCTGTTACTCCCGTCAAGATGCAG GGTTCATGTGGATCATGCTGGGCTTTTAGCACCACGGGTTCTATTGAGGGAGCCAACTTCATTGCAACTGGAAAGCTTTCCAGTTTAAGTGAACAGCAACTTGTAGATTGTGATCACACG TGTGATGCAAAGGACAAGAGCTCTTGTAATGATGGATGCTCAGGAGGTCTTATGACGAATGCTTATGAATATTTAATTAAAGCCGGAGGTATTCAGGAAGAAGATGCCTACCCTTATACAGGGAAGCGAGGTGATTGCAAATTTGACCCCAATAAAATAGCAGTCCGTGTCACCAATTTCACCAATATCCCTAGCGACGAGGAGCAAATTGCTGCTCATCTAGTCCAGCACGGCCCCCTTGCAG TGGGGTTGAATGCTGTGTTCATGCAAACATACATAGGCGGTGTTTCATGTCCGCTGATATGTGGTAAAAAATTCCTCAACCATGGGGTTCTACTTGTGGGATATGGCGCAAAAGGTTTCTCCATTCTAAGGCTCGGTAACACACCGTATTGGATCATCAAGAACTCATGGGGAGAGAATTGGGGTGAGCAGGGGTACTATCGTGTCTGTCGTGGCCGGAACATGTGTGGGATGAGCTCTATGGTCTCTGCTGTGATGACCAAAATTTCCTGA